A stretch of Mycobacterium sp. ITM-2016-00316 DNA encodes these proteins:
- a CDS encoding MerR family transcriptional regulator, with protein sequence MQIGQVAARTELSIATVRHYDEVGLVTPSARSTGGFRLYTEADVERLLVIRRMKPLGFTLAEMKDLLDSLDTLNGGGASRKQRTAAAAHLQECHAKAQESAEKLRKHLTYAEELTGLLGRLLDGTDAGEST encoded by the coding sequence ATGCAGATCGGGCAGGTCGCTGCCCGCACCGAATTGTCCATCGCCACCGTGCGCCACTACGACGAGGTCGGACTGGTCACTCCGTCCGCACGCTCGACCGGGGGGTTTCGGCTCTACACCGAGGCCGATGTCGAGCGGCTGTTGGTGATCCGGCGGATGAAGCCGCTGGGGTTCACGCTCGCGGAGATGAAAGACCTGCTGGACTCGCTCGACACGCTCAACGGTGGCGGGGCATCCAGAAAGCAGCGCACCGCCGCGGCAGCGCACCTGCAGGAGTGCCACGCCAAGGCACAGGAAAGTGCAGAGAAGCTGCGCAAGCACCTCACCTATGCCGAGGAACTGACCGGGCTGCTCGGCCGGCTCCTCGACGGCACCGACGCGGGCGAGTCGACCTGA
- the recD gene encoding exodeoxyribonuclease V subunit alpha, protein MPDLDFEPADIQVAQRLTALAEETSQDVALAVRLVVRALRGGSVCVDLRAAAPEVDMQADEWLAAVAASPLAQTPPVLRLFGDLLYLDRYWLEEQQVCADVLNLVGTVPPGRAPDVLRLFDDDYAEQRAAANMALSQGLTVLTGGPGTGKTTTVARLLALLAEQAALEGRPSPRIALAAPTGKAAARLQEAVQSAVDALDAADRSRLTGLQATTLHRLLGSRPDTSSRFRHHRGNRLPHDVIVVDETSMVSLTMMARLLEAVRPDTRLLLVGDPDQLASVEAGAVLADLVQGLGAGRVASLTTSHRFGADIGDLAAAVRDGDADTALQVLRAGGAHIEWLPSAQSLRDVLLPQALRLREACVLGDTATALRTLEEHRLLCAHRREVAHWNRQVERWLTEATGEPLWSTWYAGRPILVTANDYGLKLYNGDTGVTVATPDGLRVAVGTLTFAPGRLAEVDTMHAMTIHKSQGSQSAEVTVLLPPEDSQLLTRELFYTAVTRAQSRVRVVGSEAEVRAAIDRQAVRATGLGRRLKV, encoded by the coding sequence ATGCCTGACCTCGACTTCGAGCCCGCCGATATCCAGGTGGCACAACGGCTGACGGCGCTGGCCGAGGAGACCTCGCAGGACGTGGCGCTGGCCGTGCGCCTGGTGGTGCGGGCACTGCGCGGTGGGTCGGTCTGCGTGGATCTGCGGGCGGCCGCACCGGAGGTGGACATGCAGGCCGACGAGTGGCTGGCGGCGGTGGCGGCGAGCCCGCTCGCCCAGACACCGCCGGTGCTGCGGCTGTTCGGCGATCTGCTCTACCTGGACCGGTACTGGCTGGAGGAGCAACAGGTGTGCGCCGACGTGCTGAACCTGGTCGGCACCGTCCCGCCCGGGAGGGCTCCGGATGTGCTGCGGCTGTTCGACGACGACTACGCCGAGCAGCGGGCCGCGGCCAATATGGCGCTGTCCCAAGGGCTCACCGTGCTGACCGGCGGGCCCGGCACCGGGAAGACGACGACGGTGGCGCGGCTGCTGGCCCTGCTGGCCGAGCAGGCGGCCCTGGAGGGCCGGCCGTCCCCGCGGATCGCGCTGGCCGCGCCCACCGGCAAGGCGGCGGCCCGGTTGCAGGAGGCGGTCCAGTCCGCCGTCGACGCACTCGATGCGGCGGACCGGTCACGGCTGACCGGCCTGCAGGCCACCACGCTGCACCGGCTGCTCGGGTCGCGGCCGGACACCTCGTCGCGGTTCCGGCATCACCGCGGCAACCGGTTGCCCCACGACGTGATCGTCGTCGACGAGACCTCGATGGTGTCGCTGACCATGATGGCCCGGTTGTTGGAGGCGGTGCGCCCCGATACCCGGCTGCTGCTGGTGGGCGATCCGGATCAGTTGGCGTCGGTGGAAGCCGGTGCGGTACTTGCGGATCTGGTGCAGGGACTGGGTGCCGGACGGGTGGCCTCGCTGACGACCTCGCACCGGTTCGGAGCCGATATCGGCGACCTGGCCGCCGCGGTGCGCGATGGCGACGCCGATACCGCGCTGCAAGTACTGCGGGCCGGCGGCGCGCATATCGAGTGGCTGCCCTCGGCGCAGTCGCTACGCGATGTGCTGCTGCCGCAGGCACTTCGGTTGCGGGAGGCGTGCGTGCTGGGTGACACCGCCACGGCGCTGCGGACGCTGGAGGAACACCGGCTGCTGTGTGCGCACCGGCGTGAGGTGGCGCACTGGAACCGTCAGGTGGAGCGGTGGCTGACCGAGGCGACCGGCGAGCCGCTGTGGTCGACGTGGTATGCCGGGCGCCCGATCCTGGTGACCGCCAACGACTATGGGCTCAAACTGTACAACGGGGACACCGGGGTGACGGTGGCGACACCGGACGGGTTGCGGGTGGCGGTCGGAACACTGACATTCGCCCCGGGCCGGCTGGCGGAGGTGGACACCATGCACGCGATGACGATCCACAAATCCCAAGGCAGCCAGTCCGCGGAGGTGACGGTGCTGTTGCCGCCGGAAGACTCCCAGCTGCTGACCAGGGAGCTGTTCTACACCGCGGTGACGCGGGCGCAGAGCCGGGTGCGCGTGGTGGGATCGGAAGCCGAGGTGCGCGCGGCGATCGACCGGCAGGCGGTGCGCGCTACCGGACTCGGGCGGCGGCTGAAGGTCTAG
- the recB gene encoding exodeoxyribonuclease V subunit beta — protein sequence MRTFDLTGPLPAPASTTVLEASAGTGKTFALAGLVTRMVAEGRATLDEMLLITFGRAASQELRERVRGQIVGALAAFADPSAADTDLLRHLIAADRDTRQQRLRDALAGFDAATIATTHQFCHIVLKSLGVAGDSDSGVTLVESLDELVSEIVDDLYLARFGNDADAPRLSYRDAQKLAAQVVRNPATELRPLDPDPDSLTAECLIFARDVLAELEIRKRRRGVLGYDDLLTRLADALADPGSAARVRMPQRWPVVMVDEFQDTDPVQWQVIERAFAGQSTLILIGDPKQAIYAFRGGDIDTYLRAAETAGDKQTLGINWRSDAALVNRLQVVLGGAQLGGPGIVVHDVTAHHQGHRLAGAPRNDPFRLRVVTRGGKGTRTIGIDRLREHIGRDLAADIGALLAGGATFAGRPLEARDIAVIVETHKDARACDSALAEAGIPAVYTGDSNVFASAAAQDWLCLLEAFEQPHRPGLVRAAASTVFFRETAESLAAGGDSLTDRIAEELRSWAGHARERGVAAVLEAAQLAGMGKQVLSWQGGERLMTDLAHVTQLLQNTAHRSGFGLPALRDWLRTQTTEETGSAERNRRLDSDAAAVQIMTVWVSKGLQYPIVYLPFAFNRYSPDPNPVLYHEDGARCLYVGDPDPVVLRTGKAEAAANDSRLTYVAMTRACSQVVAWWAPSWDEPNGGLSRLMRGRAPGEAEVPAVCSPAKISDLDALARLRAWEQAGGPVLEESVIEPVTPAPAPPTPTALAVRHFHRAIDTSWRRTSYSGLLRAAEESPVSSEPEVAELDDEVADIPLVAPASGADVPSPMASLPSGAAFGSLVHAVLETADPLADDLTAELAEHVRSHAARWPVTVSAEELAAALVPMHDTDLGPLAPGVTLRQIGLSDRLRELDFEFPLAGGDTAAGTFARLSDVGALLAEHLSADDPLASYASRLSAGALGRQPLRGYLSGSVDAVLRIGDGLGAKYVIVDYKTNWLGIADAPLTAADYGRERMVEAMLHSDYPLQALLYNVVLHRYLSWRLPGYDPQRHLGGVMYLFVRGMCGALTPVQDGHPAGVFSWDPPAALTIALSGLLDA from the coding sequence GTGCGCACCTTCGACCTGACCGGACCGCTGCCCGCACCGGCGTCGACCACGGTGCTGGAGGCCAGTGCGGGCACCGGTAAGACCTTCGCACTGGCCGGGCTGGTGACCCGGATGGTCGCCGAAGGCCGGGCCACGCTCGACGAAATGCTGCTCATCACCTTCGGCCGGGCCGCCAGCCAGGAGCTGCGGGAGCGGGTGCGCGGCCAGATCGTCGGTGCGCTGGCCGCTTTCGCGGACCCGTCGGCAGCGGACACCGACCTGCTGCGGCACCTGATCGCCGCGGACCGCGATACCCGGCAGCAGCGGCTGCGCGACGCGCTGGCCGGATTCGATGCCGCCACCATCGCGACCACACACCAGTTCTGCCATATCGTGCTGAAATCCCTCGGTGTGGCCGGTGACAGCGACAGCGGCGTCACTCTGGTGGAAAGCCTCGACGAGCTGGTCTCCGAGATCGTCGACGACCTGTACCTGGCCCGGTTCGGCAATGACGCCGACGCACCGCGGCTGAGCTACCGCGACGCGCAGAAGCTCGCCGCCCAGGTGGTGCGCAACCCGGCGACCGAGCTGCGGCCGCTGGATCCCGACCCGGACTCGCTCACCGCGGAGTGCCTGATCTTCGCGCGGGATGTGCTGGCAGAGTTGGAGATCCGTAAACGCCGCCGCGGCGTGCTGGGCTATGACGACCTGCTGACCCGGCTGGCCGACGCGCTGGCCGACCCGGGTTCGGCGGCCCGGGTCCGGATGCCGCAGCGCTGGCCGGTGGTGATGGTCGACGAGTTCCAGGACACCGACCCGGTGCAGTGGCAGGTCATCGAGCGGGCCTTCGCCGGGCAGTCGACGCTGATCCTGATCGGCGACCCCAAACAGGCCATCTACGCCTTCCGCGGCGGCGATATCGACACCTATCTGCGGGCCGCGGAGACCGCCGGGGACAAGCAGACCCTCGGCATCAACTGGCGCAGCGACGCCGCCCTGGTGAACCGGCTGCAGGTGGTGCTGGGCGGCGCGCAGCTCGGTGGGCCCGGCATCGTCGTGCACGACGTCACCGCACATCATCAGGGCCACCGGCTCGCCGGCGCGCCGCGCAACGATCCGTTCCGGTTGCGGGTGGTGACCCGCGGCGGCAAGGGCACCCGCACCATCGGCATCGACCGCCTGCGTGAGCACATCGGCCGCGACCTGGCCGCCGATATCGGCGCGCTGCTGGCCGGTGGCGCCACGTTCGCCGGGCGGCCGCTGGAGGCCCGCGATATCGCCGTCATAGTGGAAACCCACAAGGATGCCCGGGCCTGCGACAGCGCACTCGCCGAGGCCGGTATCCCCGCGGTGTACACCGGGGACTCCAATGTGTTCGCGTCGGCGGCCGCGCAGGACTGGCTGTGTCTGTTGGAGGCATTCGAGCAGCCGCACCGCCCCGGCCTGGTCCGGGCGGCGGCATCGACGGTGTTCTTCCGAGAGACCGCGGAAAGCCTTGCCGCCGGCGGTGACTCGCTGACCGACCGGATCGCCGAGGAGCTGCGCAGCTGGGCCGGGCACGCCCGGGAACGCGGGGTGGCCGCCGTGCTGGAGGCCGCGCAGCTGGCCGGCATGGGCAAGCAGGTGCTGTCCTGGCAGGGCGGCGAGCGGCTGATGACGGACCTGGCGCATGTCACCCAGCTGCTGCAGAACACCGCGCACCGTTCAGGTTTCGGGCTGCCCGCGCTGCGGGACTGGCTGCGCACCCAGACGACCGAGGAGACCGGATCGGCCGAACGTAACCGGCGCCTCGACAGCGACGCCGCCGCGGTGCAGATCATGACGGTCTGGGTGTCCAAGGGGCTGCAGTACCCGATCGTGTACCTGCCGTTCGCGTTCAACCGGTATTCGCCGGACCCGAACCCGGTGCTGTATCACGAGGACGGAGCCCGCTGCCTGTATGTCGGAGATCCCGATCCGGTGGTGCTGCGGACCGGCAAGGCCGAGGCCGCGGCCAATGACAGTCGGCTCACCTATGTGGCGATGACGCGCGCCTGCTCGCAGGTGGTGGCCTGGTGGGCGCCGTCCTGGGACGAGCCCAACGGCGGGCTGTCGCGGCTGATGCGGGGCCGCGCGCCCGGCGAGGCCGAGGTGCCCGCGGTGTGCAGCCCCGCCAAGATCTCCGACCTGGACGCGCTGGCCCGGTTGCGCGCGTGGGAGCAGGCCGGCGGCCCGGTGCTGGAGGAATCGGTGATCGAGCCGGTCACCCCGGCGCCGGCGCCACCCACGCCCACCGCGCTGGCGGTGCGGCATTTCCACCGCGCCATCGACACGTCGTGGCGGCGCACCTCCTACTCCGGTCTGCTGCGGGCGGCCGAGGAGTCCCCGGTGTCCAGCGAGCCGGAGGTGGCCGAACTCGACGACGAGGTGGCCGACATCCCCTTGGTGGCACCGGCTTCCGGTGCGGATGTGCCCTCGCCGATGGCGAGTCTGCCGTCCGGTGCGGCGTTCGGGTCGCTGGTACACGCGGTGCTGGAGACCGCCGATCCGCTCGCCGACGATCTGACCGCCGAGCTGGCCGAGCACGTGCGCAGCCATGCCGCGCGCTGGCCGGTGACGGTGAGCGCCGAGGAGCTGGCCGCCGCGCTGGTCCCGATGCACGACACCGATCTGGGCCCGCTCGCGCCCGGGGTCACCCTGCGCCAGATCGGGTTGTCAGACCGGCTGCGGGAGTTGGATTTCGAATTTCCGCTGGCCGGCGGCGATACCGCGGCCGGAACGTTCGCCCGGCTCTCGGATGTGGGCGCGCTGCTGGCCGAGCATCTGAGCGCCGACGACCCGTTGGCCTCCTACGCGAGCCGGTTGTCGGCGGGCGCGCTGGGCCGGCAGCCGCTACGGGGTTATCTGTCCGGTTCGGTGGACGCGGTGCTGCGTATCGGTGATGGGCTCGGCGCGAAATATGTGATCGTGGACTACAAGACCAACTGGCTGGGCATCGCCGATGCGCCGCTGACCGCGGCCGACTACGGCCGCGAACGCATGGTCGAGGCCATGCTGCACTCGGACTATCCGCTGCAGGCGCTGCTGTACAACGTGGTGCTGCACCGCTATCTGTCGTGGCGGCTGCCCGGCTATGACCCGCAGCGCCATCTCGGCGGGGTGATGTATCTGTTCGTGCGCGGCATGTGCGGCGCGCTGACCCCGGTGCAGGACGGCCACCCCGCCGGCGTGTTCAGCTGGGACCCGCCGGCCGCGCTGACCATCGCACTGTCAGGACTGCTCGATGCCTGA
- the recC gene encoding exodeoxyribonuclease V subunit gamma, which produces MALHLHRAERTDQLADGLGAMLAQPLADPFATELVLVPAKGVERWLSQRLSNRLGICAGVQFRNPRSLIAELTGTTTSDPWAADAMVWPLLAVIDDSLDEPWCATLAAHLGHHAAGEERELRQGRRYAVARRLAGLYASYARQRPALLTDWDGLPDDLSWQRPLWDKLIQHINAPAPHIRHAETLARLRDARTDLPERISLFGHTRLPSTEIELLDALAAHHDLHLWLPHPSDNLWRALSGRRGPIPRRDDIGHRDVGHPLLATLGRDLRELQRALPEPATDEYLSPATYPDTLLGWLQSDIAADAVRPEGRTRRAADRSVQVHACHGPARQIDVLREVLLGLLADDPTLEPRDILVMCPDIETYAPLITAGFGLGEVVRNAHPAHRLRVRLADRALVQTNPLLAVAAQLLILAGGRAGASEVLNIAAATPVRARFAFTDDDLDAITGWVREANIRWGFDQPHRAPYGVEFLHNTWRFGVDRVLAGVAMSDDSRAWLGTTLPLDDVSSNRVELAGRFADFVQKLTDTIGALSGTRTLADWLQALTDGIEALAFDDEDWPAAQVQREFADIAERSDAGIALRLSDIRALLERHLAGRPTRANFRTGTLTVCTMVPMRSVPHRVVCLVGLDDGVFPRLGAVDGDDVLARDPMTGERDIRSEDRQLLLDAVGAATQTLVITYTGANEYTGQPRPPAVPIAELLDTLKATAADPVDDLVTRHPLQPFDVQNVQPGRLIPDSPFTFDPTVLDTARAMAGIRAPQPAFVSGPLPAPPTGDVSLADLIAFFKNPVKGFFRALDYTLPWDVDGVSDVMPVEIDALQEWTVGDRMLNDIMRGMSPQDAQQAEWRRGTLPPGRLGWRRAVELRDQAALLAAEALRYRRADGQAFDVDIDLGSGRRLTGTVNSVFADRLVPVPTYSKLGGQHLLASWIPLLALTAQRGQRWSAVCIGRPPRGTTPRVQGLDGPNDAVGLLRDLVAMYDEGRRRPLPLPIKTSFAWAGAREAGDDPAQAANYRWRNERDDPAIERVWGRDPDLADLVGLPDYAQRLWLPLLHAEATA; this is translated from the coding sequence ATGGCTCTGCACCTGCACCGCGCCGAGCGGACGGATCAGCTCGCCGACGGTCTGGGCGCCATGCTGGCCCAACCGCTGGCAGACCCGTTCGCGACCGAGCTGGTATTGGTGCCCGCCAAGGGCGTCGAGCGCTGGCTCAGCCAACGACTGTCCAACCGTCTCGGCATCTGCGCCGGTGTCCAGTTCCGCAACCCACGGTCCTTGATCGCCGAATTGACCGGCACCACCACCAGCGACCCGTGGGCCGCCGATGCCATGGTCTGGCCGCTGCTCGCCGTCATCGACGACAGCCTCGACGAACCCTGGTGCGCCACGCTCGCCGCCCACCTCGGCCACCACGCCGCGGGCGAAGAACGCGAACTCCGCCAGGGCCGTCGCTACGCCGTGGCCCGACGGCTCGCCGGCCTCTACGCCTCCTACGCACGGCAACGCCCGGCGCTGCTCACCGACTGGGACGGCCTGCCCGACGATCTGTCCTGGCAACGGCCGTTGTGGGACAAGCTGATTCAGCACATCAATGCCCCCGCCCCGCACATCCGGCACGCCGAGACGCTGGCCCGGCTCCGCGACGCCCGCACCGACCTGCCGGAGCGGATCTCGCTGTTCGGGCACACCCGGCTGCCCTCGACCGAGATCGAGCTGCTCGACGCCCTGGCCGCCCACCACGACCTGCACCTGTGGCTCCCGCACCCCAGTGACAACCTCTGGCGCGCACTGTCCGGCCGCCGCGGCCCCATCCCCCGCCGCGACGATATCGGTCACCGCGACGTCGGGCACCCACTGCTGGCCACCCTGGGCCGCGACCTGCGCGAGCTCCAGCGTGCGCTGCCCGAACCGGCTACCGACGAATACCTATCCCCCGCAACGTATCCCGACACGCTGCTGGGCTGGCTGCAATCCGATATCGCCGCGGACGCGGTGCGCCCCGAGGGCCGGACCCGCCGGGCAGCCGACCGCTCCGTCCAGGTGCACGCCTGCCACGGCCCGGCCCGCCAGATCGACGTCCTGCGCGAGGTGCTGCTGGGACTGCTCGCCGATGACCCCACCCTGGAACCGCGCGACATCCTGGTGATGTGCCCGGACATCGAGACCTACGCACCCCTGATCACGGCCGGGTTCGGGCTCGGCGAGGTGGTGCGCAACGCCCACCCGGCCCACCGGCTGCGCGTGCGGCTCGCCGATCGCGCTCTGGTACAGACGAATCCGCTGCTGGCGGTGGCGGCGCAACTGCTCATCCTCGCGGGTGGCCGGGCCGGTGCCAGCGAGGTCCTCAACATCGCCGCGGCCACCCCGGTGCGGGCCCGGTTCGCCTTCACCGACGATGATCTGGACGCCATCACCGGGTGGGTGCGCGAGGCCAACATCCGGTGGGGTTTCGACCAGCCGCACCGGGCACCCTACGGCGTCGAATTCCTGCACAATACCTGGCGATTCGGCGTCGACCGGGTGCTCGCCGGGGTCGCGATGTCGGATGACTCCCGCGCCTGGCTGGGCACCACGCTGCCCCTCGACGACGTCAGCAGCAACCGGGTGGAACTGGCCGGCCGCTTCGCCGACTTCGTGCAGAAGCTCACCGACACCATCGGTGCCCTCAGCGGCACCCGCACCCTGGCCGACTGGCTGCAGGCATTGACCGACGGTATCGAGGCGCTGGCCTTCGACGACGAGGATTGGCCGGCCGCTCAGGTGCAACGCGAGTTCGCCGACATCGCCGAGCGCTCGGATGCCGGGATAGCATTGCGGCTCAGCGATATTCGTGCCCTGCTGGAACGGCATCTGGCCGGGCGACCGACCCGCGCCAACTTCCGCACCGGCACCCTGACGGTGTGCACGATGGTCCCGATGCGCTCGGTGCCGCACCGGGTGGTGTGCCTGGTCGGCCTGGACGACGGGGTGTTCCCGCGCCTCGGCGCCGTCGACGGTGACGATGTGCTGGCCCGCGATCCGATGACCGGTGAGCGCGATATCCGCTCCGAGGACCGACAGCTGCTGCTCGATGCGGTCGGTGCGGCCACCCAGACGCTGGTGATCACCTACACCGGCGCCAACGAGTACACCGGGCAACCGCGGCCCCCCGCGGTGCCGATCGCCGAACTGCTGGACACGCTGAAAGCCACCGCCGCCGACCCTGTCGATGACCTGGTGACCCGGCATCCGTTGCAGCCCTTCGATGTCCAGAATGTGCAACCGGGCCGGCTGATCCCGGATTCGCCGTTCACCTTCGACCCGACCGTGCTCGACACCGCCAGGGCGATGGCGGGCATCCGGGCCCCACAACCGGCCTTCGTGTCCGGGCCGCTGCCGGCGCCGCCGACCGGTGACGTGTCGCTGGCCGACCTGATCGCATTCTTCAAGAATCCGGTCAAGGGCTTCTTCCGGGCATTGGACTACACCCTGCCCTGGGATGTGGACGGGGTGTCCGATGTGATGCCCGTCGAGATCGACGCGCTGCAGGAGTGGACCGTCGGTGACCGGATGCTCAACGACATCATGCGCGGGATGAGCCCGCAGGACGCCCAGCAGGCCGAGTGGCGGCGCGGCACGCTGCCGCCGGGCAGGCTCGGCTGGCGGCGCGCCGTCGAACTGCGCGACCAGGCAGCCCTGCTGGCGGCCGAGGCCCTGCGCTACCGGCGGGCCGACGGCCAGGCGTTCGACGTGGATATCGACCTCGGGTCGGGGCGGCGGCTGACCGGGACGGTGAACTCCGTCTTCGCCGATCGTCTGGTGCCCGTGCCGACCTATTCCAAGCTCGGCGGTCAACACCTGCTGGCATCGTGGATTCCGCTGCTGGCGTTGACCGCTCAACGCGGTCAGCGGTGGTCGGCGGTGTGCATCGGCCGGCCGCCGCGCGGCACCACGCCCCGCGTACAGGGCCTCGACGGCCCGAACGACGCCGTCGGCCTGCTGCGCGATCTGGTGGCCATGTACGACGAGGGCAGGCGCCGCCCGCTGCCGCTGCCGATCAAGACCTCCTTCGCGTGGGCCGGTGCCCGCGAGGCCGGCGATGACCCGGCGCAGGCGGCGAACTACCGCTGGCGCAACGAGCGCGACGACCCGGCCATCGAACGGGTGTGGGGCCGCGACCCTGACCTGGCTGATTTGGTGGGCCTGCCCGACTACGCGCAGCGGCTGTGGTTGCCGCTGCTGCACGCCGAGGCCACCGCGTGA